The genomic region GTCGTTTGTCTGATGACAAGCCGCCCTTTCATCTCAACTTTGATTGTCGGAGTCCCGTGACCATCCAAGAGATCAATCATTCGTATGGCGGCAATACGGGCCATCCCTTTGACATCTACATGGGCTGTAGTCAATGCCGGGTGCGACAATGTAGCCCATGGGATATCATCAAAGCCTGCAATTGCAAAATCATTTGGCGCATATAATCCGGCCTTCTTTGCTTCATCAAGGAATCCGATAGCCATAGCATCATTGACAAAAAAAATGCCGGCACCTTTCAGCATGTTGCCATACTCAAGGAAAGCATCCCTTCCGGTCCTAAGCGTAGTATCCTTCATATTCAGAATCTCAGGTTTCATCCTGCATTGGGACAATGCCTGGCGATAGCCGTTGATCCTCTCACTGTTGTTGTACCAGTTTTTCGGACCTGTTATGTGAAATATACGAGTATAGCCCTTGGCAATCAAATGCTCGGTCATGCTACAGGCCAACTGACGGTTATTGCACCTTATACTGTCCAACTCAAAGTTTTCATTGTCATTTTCCAACAAAATGATCGGAACATTATATCTCTGCAAAGAGGCAATACATTCGGTCGGAATTGATTGTCCTCGAAGGATAAAACCTTGGAACCTTTCTACGGCTATAGGAGAATTTTCAAAGGAGAGACCTTTCTCATCGGTATAGACCAACGGAATGGAAATGATATTATGCTTGTTCAGTTCAACTTCACATCCTTGTATGGAAGTCTGATAAAAAATATTATCCTGTTCTTCCCCTCTGGCCCTGACGATAAGTCCGATAAACCGTGCATCACTTCCTGCCTGTTTCACTTTCCATGTACTGGAATGCATGCCTTGCTCTTTCAAGGCTTCAAACACCCTGTTGCGGGTCCTCTCACTTATTCCAGGCTTATTGTTCATTACTCTGGAGATTGTAGACGGTGATACGTGTATCTTCTCAGATAAATCTTTTAGTGTCATTGCCATATCCTTTTGCACAGTGTAAAGCATCAGCAGGCGTGTTGCAACATTATTTTGCAATTTTTTGCAATTTTTGCAATATTGTGCAAAATATAGTTTTTAATAATCTCAGAAAAATTCATATCGACAATAATTCCAGCTCTTCATGTTACATCGAAACATTCTAGAAAGAGTTTATATAACTTCTTTTCTTATTATACTTTACAATAATAAAGTTTCTTTGTATCATTATAAAATGATACCTGAAATCGTCACAAATCATCTTGGGCTAATTGCTCTCTCAGGCATACTCCTGGGACTGGACAAGGGAGGCCTAAAGCCTCTGAGTGTACTAGCAATGTATTTTATACTGAAGGTATTTGAACCAGCAATGATGCTCTCCATATTTGCACCGTTGCTATTGGTGGGAGAATTATATCCTGCCTATTATTATAGGAAAAGTGCAAACAGACCGGTCTCAAACAAGCTCTTGGTATGGATGCTTGTCGGCCTCGTCCTAGGAACACTGGTAGGTACTCACATAAACCAGGCAATTTTCTGTATCCTGATAGGTATTTTTGTCATTGCAATGGGAGTAATCAATATCATTCTGGAACGAAAAGAAATCAAAATAAAGCCTACGATTGCCATAATAGGTATCTTAGGTAGCTTGGCAGGATTCGGTTCCATCATAGGAAACGCAGCCGGAGGCATAACAAACATCTATTTTCTTTCACAGACAAAGAACAAAAGGGAATTGCTCGGCAGTTCTTCTTATTTGTATATAATTGTCAACAGTGCAAAGCTTCTGCTCTATATATTTATCTGGAAAATCTTCAGCACAGACACTATTGTCATTACAATCAGCTTGGTTCCTTTCCTGCTGATAGGCGTAATTCTTGCTACAGCAATCATAAAAATAATGCCTGAAGTCGTCTTCAAGGCAATATTCTATTTCTCCGTCTTCTATGCAGGTCTTTCTCTTCTGATAGGAAATCTATAAAGGGTATCCGGCCTGCGAAAGCCTTTGAATATAATCGGATGTCATCATCCTGACATCCGATGTTTTCTTATCCAATCTTCGGAACAGTCACACATCCATCGGTAAGCACCAGGATGGAAGCATCCTTTCCTTTGACAGTCCTGGCTTGTTTCACAGCTTCTTCCAAGGAAGAAAACCTTGTTATGAAAATTTTTTCCCAAATATCCTTATCGAGTTCACTGACACAATAGATGTCTGCCCATTTCATGACCTCGGCCATCTTCCCCGCCTTATGATAACCAAGCTTATATTCACGTTCAATATTTTCAAGCACCTGCTGCGGGGAATCCGAGCTTGAAAGCAAATCATAAAAACTCTTTTCACCGGTTCCATCAAGACAAGCAGCCACAAGGATCAGGATACCACCGGTTTTCAATGCAAGTTTTGCATTGTCAATGGCTTTCTGACTTTGGTATAAATCCAAATCCATCGGAGCCTTGGCAATTGAAATGACAATGTCCGCCTTATGTGCAATGTTGACGGCAAAGACTTCATCAGCAGCGCTGACAGCAACATTGAAACTCTTAATTATATCTCCGGCATATACTTTATATACTTTATGTTCGCTGTCCATTACCGTCTGGATGGAAAATATGCTTTTCCCTTTCAACAGACTCAATACATCAACCATATCCTGATGTACAGGATTGTCATCCAAGTTCAGGGCCTTGGCCTCAGGTCTCAATGCCAATTTATGGTTCATCTGAATTGAAATATATCCGGCAACTCCCGGCATAATTGCCTTCCGTCCCCCGGTATACCCGGCAAAGTAATGAGGTTCGACACTTCCGATTATCAATATGGCATCATTTTCAACGACAGCTTTGTTTACCTTAAGTACGGTACCGTTGCGGCTTTCCCCAAGATACACCAAAGAACTCTCATCCCTGCTGTCATGGCTGGTAATACATCCAGAATAGGCTGCATATGTAGTGCCAAGGATCCTACGAATCTCCTTATCCCTTGCACCACGATGGCAACCTGTTGCAATAAGCAAAGACACTTTGTGTCCTCTAAGCAAAGGTTCTATTGTCTCAAGGACGGAGGCTGTAGGAGTCGGCCTTGTTCCATCATTTACAATAACAAGAATTCGTTCCCGCCCCTTAAGGAA from Spirochaetia bacterium harbors:
- a CDS encoding LacI family transcriptional regulator, with the protein product MNNKPGISERTRNRVFEALKEQGMHSSTWKVKQAGSDARFIGLIVRARGEEQDNIFYQTSIQGCEVELNKHNIISIPLVYTDEKGLSFENSPIAVERFQGFILRGQSIPTECIASLQRYNVPIILLENDNENFELDSIRCNNRQLACSMTEHLIAKGYTRIFHITGPKNWYNNSERINGYRQALSQCRMKPEILNMKDTTLRTGRDAFLEYGNMLKGAGIFFVNDAMAIGFLDEAKKAGLYAPNDFAIAGFDDIPWATLSHPALTTAHVDVKGMARIAAIRMIDLLDGHGTPTIKVEMKGRLVIRQTT
- a CDS encoding sulfite exporter TauE/SafE family protein, translated to MYFILKVFEPAMMLSIFAPLLLVGELYPAYYYRKSANRPVSNKLLVWMLVGLVLGTLVGTHINQAIFCILIGIFVIAMGVINIILERKEIKIKPTIAIIGILGSLAGFGSIIGNAAGGITNIYFLSQTKNKRELLGSSSYLYIIVNSAKLLLYIFIWKIFSTDTIVITISLVPFLLIGVILATAIIKIMPEVVFKAIFYFSVFYAGLSLLIGNL
- the larA gene encoding nickel-dependent lactate racemase gives rise to the protein MKVTYQYNGKDLDIDLPENTQVITPNKVQAADASQEISSALSHPIGCESLESFLKGRERILVIVNDGTRPTPTASVLETIEPLLRGHKVSLLIATGCHRGARDKEIRRILGTTYAAYSGCITSHDSRDESSLVYLGESRNGTVLKVNKAVVENDAILIIGSVEPHYFAGYTGGRKAIMPGVAGYISIQMNHKLALRPEAKALNLDDNPVHQDMVDVLSLLKGKSIFSIQTVMDSEHKVYKVYAGDIIKSFNVAVSAADEVFAVNIAHKADIVISIAKAPMDLDLYQSQKAIDNAKLALKTGGILILVAACLDGTGEKSFYDLLSSSDSPQQVLENIEREYKLGYHKAGKMAEVMKWADIYCVSELDKDIWEKIFITRFSSLEEAVKQARTVKGKDASILVLTDGCVTVPKIG